In the genome of Paenibacillus pabuli, the window CTACACGAGCATTTAGTTGATGGCGATATTTGTTGATCCAGAGTTCGGCAGTAGGTGCTCCCAGGGCCACGATAAGAAAATCAGGCTGTGCCTCATGAATCTCTTCTACAATCCTTTGCTCTTCATCCGTAGTGAAAAATCCATGTTGTCTGCCACGAACAACGACTCCAGGGTAGTTCTGCGCAATAACTTCTACCGCCCGCTTACTGACACTTTCTTCTGCCCCCAGTATATAAAAGGACCAATGCTTCCGGCTTCCTGCCTCCAACAAACGAAAAAGCAGATCACAACCTGTCACCCGTTCGGTCAATTGTCCACCCCGAAAGCGGGATACCATAACAATGCCTGCGCCGTCAGCGGTCACAATGCCTGCCTGATCCACAACTGAACGAAGCGCCTGGTCCTTCTGGCAGGACATGACGATTTCCGGATTGCCCGTGATGACATGGAACAGTTCAGATTGTTTCTGATCGACAACATCATCAAGAATCGTAACCGTCTGTTCCATAGTTATATTGGGAAAAGGGATCCCCATAATATTCGTTGTATGATTCATGTTTAGGTTCCTTTCTGGATACTAACCATCCGTCCTGAATTGTATACGGTTTCTGTTATTTCATTCCAATTTAGTATATCTGATCTCCTGGCAAAGCACTATATTTGTTGAATTTCAGGTTAGCATAATTTCTAGAAAATTCGCATCGTGTCCTCTTTCTGGTTTTACATATGGTCGGTTTCAACGTCAAATACGGTTTTCTCTATTTATA includes:
- a CDS encoding WecB/TagA/CpsF family glycosyltransferase yields the protein MNHTTNIMGIPFPNITMEQTVTILDDVVDQKQSELFHVITGNPEIVMSCQKDQALRSVVDQAGIVTADGAGIVMVSRFRGGQLTERVTGCDLLFRLLEAGSRKHWSFYILGAEESVSKRAVEVIAQNYPGVVVRGRQHGFFTTDEEQRIVEEIHEAQPDFLIVALGAPTAELWINKYRHQLNARVAIGVGGSLDILAGKTKRAPAIWQKLNLEWLYRLLSQPSRWRRQLILPRFAVRALLFREQR